Genomic DNA from uncultured Acetobacterium sp.:
AATTTTTGAAAAAAAATCAAATAACTTTGCTTAATATTTGATTTTTCTGAAGAAATCATCTTTTTTTTATAATTATCGAATCATTTTATTCGATTCGCTTTTCCCCCCAAATATGTTTTAACCGATACACAATACGGTATGTATGCGTCTCACACATTTTACTGCCATTCTTATTGATATGTGTTAGGGATTTCAAAATTCTTTGATAAATCATCGTTTTTGATCAAGTTTATTTTATACAAGTTTATCTTATATAAGTTTAAATAAAAAAAGACATCTCACAAATGAAATGTCTTTTTAGCTGTTTTTTATACTTTTTAATACTATCTTCTATCTTTCTTTTTCTGCGCCTCTTCCATAATGTTCTTCAGAGTCAGCAGCAAGGGGTTGCTTTGGCTGTTGCTGAGGGCATCCTTGGAATAGGTCAGTCCTGTCATCGAGTTAGCTTCACAGATGTAATAAGTGTCATTTTCGCCAAACAGAAAATCAATGCTACCAAAGTAGATATCCAGTACCGCGGCAGCGTTTTCGGCAATTTCCACTACCTCAGCCGGTGGCGTAATAAACTGCAGATCGCCCCCCTGAGAAAGATTGGATTTAAAGTTATCGCCATTGTCACGGATATAAGCGGTTGAGAATTTTCCGCCGCTTAACATAATCCGCATATCCCGGCCTTTTGAGGCAGCAATGCATTCCTGAATCAGAATATGATCATCAAAATTCATGGCGGCGTAAATATCTAGGATGTTTTCCAGTTCTTTTTCGGTTTTGATCTGAACAACCCCTTTTCCTTTGCTGCCATGCATTACTTTGACCACACAGGGCAGCCCCAGTTCACTGGCAATAAAAGACGGTTTAGTTTTGGGGGTCATCAGCACCGTTTTAGGGAATAAAAAGCCCTGATTGGCGGCTCCCAGTTTTTGAAAGGTCAACAGTTTGTCGGCGGTGTTGTTCAGGCTTTCGGAACTGTTAACACACAGCACATCCAGTGATTCCAGCATTTTGACAACGGCCTTGCTATGATAGTTATTCCCGCCGAAAAAAGCTGACAGCGAAAAGTCGGGAACGTCCACCGCTTCGCCACCGATAAAACAGTGTTGGCTTTCACTCGGATCGCACATCACCTGAACCTCGCTAACATCGACAGTTCTGATATTGACGCCCATCTTTTCAATTAGCGCAATAATTGTCTGGATCGATGGTTCTTCAAGGGTTTCGTGATTGACTAATAACCAACCTAGCATGTTTTGCCACCTTCTCTCAAACGTTTTTTCCAGAGTGGTTCCGGTCTGTTTTTGACCTGTTTCATTAAATCGGCAAACATCACCTTGATGTCAAAGGCAACTCCCGGCATAGCATTAGCTTCACATAAATAGAAGGTATCATTTTCACCAAAGAGAAAATCGACACTACCCATATTGATCTTCAACAACTGAGCTACCTTTTCGGCTGCATCAATCACTGGTGCCGGCGGGGTGTATTCAACAATATGTCCACCCTTGGCAAGATTGGAACGAAAACTCTTTTCATTTTGACGGATAAATGATTTGACAAATTTCCCATTGGCCAGAATCATCCGCAGATCCCGTCCTGACGATGCGGCAATGCATTCCTGAATAATAATTTCATCGCCGATTTCGCTGGCAGTGCTCATACTGATCAGGTTATCCAGTTCTTTTTCATTATTGACCAGCACAACGCCCTTACCTTTGCTGCCGTGCATGACCTTCATAACCACCGGATAATCAAAAATCTTGCTCACAAAGGATGCTTCGGTATACTCGGTGACTAACAGGGTTTTCGGAAAGCAAACCTCTTCAATAGACTCGGCCACCAATTGAAAGGTCAGCAGTTTGTCATCCACATTTTTGATTGCGTCATATGAATTGATACAAAGCACGCCCAGTGATTCCAGCATTCTTAGTGCCGCTGAGGTATGAT
This window encodes:
- a CDS encoding RimK family alpha-L-glutamate ligase, with translation MLGWLLVNHETLEEPSIQTIIALIEKMGVNIRTVDVSEVQVMCDPSESQHCFIGGEAVDVPDFSLSAFFGGNNYHSKAVVKMLESLDVLCVNSSESLNNTADKLLTFQKLGAANQGFLFPKTVLMTPKTKPSFIASELGLPCVVKVMHGSKGKGVVQIKTEKELENILDIYAAMNFDDHILIQECIAASKGRDMRIMLSGGKFSTAYIRDNGDNFKSNLSQGGDLQFITPPAEVVEIAENAAAVLDIYFGSIDFLFGENDTYYICEANSMTGLTYSKDALSNSQSNPLLLTLKNIMEEAQKKKDRR